ACAGTCACAACACAGATATGTCTATTCCTGTCTCCCTTGTACCTCCTGGATAACAAGTTTAGTCCCTGGTACTGAACTGGGACTCCTAGACCACAGTGCATTCTTAACATCAGACCATGACACAGAGGGACCCCATTGCCCTGCTTCTCTAAGCCCCCAGACTTACCAATGTAGAACATGTATGTCTCCTTCACAAAGGCCAAGAGAAGGGCTCCGGACCCAAAGGAAAGCATCCCGATTATGATCATCGTGGTGTCCCGGAAGCAGCGGGAGAAAACCAAGACACCCAAGAAGCTGGTTATGAAGATTATGTACCCAGAAGCCATCCCATAGCCCAGCTGCACTTGGTTCCAATGGAGAGGCTCCTTAAGCACAAAAAGGGCCATGACGTCTACTGTGCCCACAGCAGCCAGGTCATAGATGATGGCACCCACAAACAGCAGAGCAACAACTTCCCTTTGGGAAGACTTCCCTTTCCGAGGAGTCCGAGGGTTCCTTGGTACATTCTGTTTGTCTTGTTGATCTGGATCCAGGGTTCGATAGGTGCCCATCATGCCAGACACAGTATCTACAGTGGGGTGCACCTTGTTGGGCTTGGACTCAGGGACCTTCAGCACAAAGAGGCTGTAGAAAAGGGCAAACGCCGCACAGCCAACGCTGCAGGCAGTTAACAGGAGGCCTTGCGCAGAGTGCCCAACGATTTGCTTGAAGAGATGCCCCGAAGCCATGCTCCCAGAGAACCCAGCCAAGCCCAGGACTAAATCGATGAGGATGAGGCGCACGGAGCGGCGGCCTTCGGAGCAGCCCAGGGATCCCAGCGCCATGACCCCGGACCAATAAGCGGAGAAGCTCCCGCATAGCCCATTGAGCGCTGCTGCTCCGTACATCACCTCCACTGGCCAGTCCAGCATCACTTTGAGTAAGAGTCCGATGCGGGACAGCAGGAAGCCCAGCATCGCTGTGCAGATAGAGATCTTACGGTGGTAGCGGTCACTGAGCCAGCCCAGTCCATAGGCGGACAGCAGAGGCGTCAGGCCCAGCACGAGGTTGTAAATGATGTTGAAATTGGAGATAGCCTTCTGCTGTTGGTCTTCCTGATACTCCACCAGCGACTGGTTGGCACTGTAATTAGAGGAGCCTCCAGCCTCAGACTTGAAGGACTCCTTCACTACCAGGAGTAGTCCTGCGTCGTAGAGGGAGCCGGCCACCTGGGTTGAGGCCACCACAGGCTCAATCCAAGTCCTCACCCGGAAGCCAGAGAGCCGGCTGCTCCACGGACAGGTGCCCCCTGGACCCATGTGACCTGCGTGACAGGGAACAGGGCTTGCTGTCTGCAGAGTCTAGGAGATGCTCCCGAATTTGGAGGGTCAGGGCTCAATCCCAGAGTGTGTTTCAGGTGCGTGCTTCAAGAGCAGAGCTGGGGCGGCTTGTGTGACAGTAGCTACTTTAGATGCCAAGGAACTTGCCTGGCTGCGGCCCCTCCTCCTCAGGTCAGAAAAAGCAGcgccccacctccacctccacctgggTCTGGCTGAGCAGACTGGCAACAGCCCAGAGAAGCTACTCACTCGGTCAGAGCACTCGCAAGCCTTGGCTCCCTCCCCACGAACCTAGAGCAGCTCAGACAACCTGCTTTCCCTGACAGCTGAGGACAGAAGTCTCCGAAGCTCAGTCAAGCATGCAAGCAAGCTCTGGGACCTGCCCAAAGAACGTTTCCAATTCTTCCTCCTTTGAGGCAGGTTTGGGCAGGGGTCTGTTGCCTAGGCTTCTGCTTGATGCAACTCTGAGGCGTCAAGTTTTCCTTGTTGGAAGTAACAGGAACCTTGGCGCACGCAGCCAAGTACAACGCTCAGGATGCTAACCCCAGCTCCATGTAAACCAAGGATGATGGAACGTATCTGTGATTCTAGCCCTtgagacagggaggcaggagggtcagaagttcaagtcaTCCTCCGATACATAGAAAGTTTGCTAcaagagactctatctcaaacaaacagacgaacaaaaacagacaaacaaaagatgATTCAACAGGTAAAGGGTCTGCCATCAAGCTTTGTGGCCCTGGACCAATCCCTGAGACTCATACCAcggaagggaaacacacacacacacacacacacacacacacacacacacacacacacacacacacgattgattgaaaaaaaaaacgataAGGACCCATTTGTCAGAAAATAGTAACACAGACTTCAAAGAAGCCATCTCAACGGCAGCTCCTTCAGGCCAGGCCTCTCAGAGCAGTGACGACCTTGGGCATCTGTATTAATGGGCTTTTCTCGTTGAACTCCAGCCTCAGCTTCAATCCCAGATGCCTCTCCACAGCACACAACTGGACTCTAGCAGGACCTGGTGGAGCTTACTGAAGTCAGCAGGTTTGTCTGAATAAAGAAGGGAGCAGAGATCTTTTTGCTTCCTAGTAGTTGCTCTTCCCATCTCATAGCCTCAATCTTGTCTAGCCTGGGCTAAGATTTCCCAggcccatttctttcttcttcaagtgTATGCATCTGGATGAGGTGCTCCTAGGTGACCCAGGGAGTAAGAAGACCGTTCTCTTCCACGTGGATAGTTAAAAATCACCCAGtccctgcttttttgtttgtttgttttgtgtgttttgtttttcgagacagggtttctctgcatagctctggctgtcctggaactcactttgtagaccaggctggcctcgaactcagaaatctgcctgcctctgcctcccgagtgcttttACCTCTCCATCTTCAACCCTGACACAGTAATGGTCACATGACTAGCACAGATTCAAAGTTACAAAAAGGATACAGGTGCCTGCCTGGGAGAGTCTAAAACGTCAGATGCTTCTACAGTGGGTCGGGATGAGATTCCAGGCAGTCCTTGTGTAACTCTGTGCCCCTTTGGTAATATTAAAGTGGCgtgttctctcttctccttgTTACCACGCAGActcttttttttgtgtgtccaGATCCAGACAACTGTGACTTCTGCAAAGAGAAAGATGTACCCCATCTGCCCTTGAGAGCCGTGCCTTGTGGCTCTGGCTCCCACCTGTGTCTCCCTTTCTTCCTGACCTTGACCTGTTTTCACCAACCCATGCCTGGCTCTCCTACTCCATTCCTGACATATTTTTCTAGGGCTGCAGGAGGCAACTCAGCAACCTGCTCCTGTGTGTGAAACTCCAGGGATGGTTGAGTTACAAGAGCTCCACAATCAACGATAGTACAACCAGAAGGACCACTCCGACCGTTTTATCAATGGAGTCTTGGTGCTGTAGACAGCAGGAGGCAACCTTGCTCACTCTCTGGCAGGCTTTCTGGGTTTTCAGCTCTTgtcatctattattattattattattattattattattattattattattatttcttttgtggAATGTAAGAAACCTCTGAGGGATTCACATCGGACCTGGGAGAAGCCAGGTGATAGTCAGCCTTGGGGTTCTCCAGGCTTGAGAACTGAATCATCTGGTCTAGAAATGAgctagaggctagagagatggctcagcagttaagagcactgactgctcttccagaggtactgagttcaattcccagcaaccacatggtggctcataaccatctatatatgggatctgatgcccacttctggtgtgtctgaagacagcaacagtgtactcctataactaatacatacatttaaaaaaactttaaaaaatatagtttaaaaaatatagaaatgagCTAGTTTCAGATCTGATGATGTCTTTCCCAATTTAGACTACCATGGGTTGGATTATACTCTCATTCTGtttgttctctcctctccatctttGAATGCTGGACCCAACTGAAGTCATACTGGCCATCTTCTGTGACCCAGGCTACCAGCAGGTTGAGCCTTGACTCTCTGCCACATCAAAATAAGTATCTTTTACAGACTATCTTAATTTTCTtattcctggattttctggaaaaGGTTTCC
The DNA window shown above is from Mus musculus strain 129S7/SvEvBrd-Hprt-b-m2 chromosome 4 genomic contig, GRCm38.p6 alternate locus group 129S7/SvEvBrd-Hprt-b-m2 129S7/SVEVBRD-HPRT-B-M2_MMCHR4_CTG6 and carries:
- the Slc46a2 gene encoding thymic stromal cotransporter protein (The RefSeq protein has 1 substitution compared to this genomic sequence) — translated: MGPGGTCPWSSRLSGFRVRTWIEPVVASTQVAGSLYDAGLLLVVKESFKSEAGGSSNYSANQSLVEYQEDQQQKAISNFNIIYNLVLGLTPLLSAYGLGWLSDRYHRKISICTAMLGFLLSRIGLLLKVMLDWPVEVMYGAAALNGLCGSFSAYWSGVMALGSLGCSEGRRSVRLILIDLVLGLAGFSGSMASGHLFKQIVGHSAQGLLLTACSVGCAAFALFYSLFVLKVPESKPNKVHPTVDTVSGMMGTYRTLDPDQQDKQNVPRNPRTPGKGKSSQREVVALLFVGAIIYDLAAVGTVDVMALFVLKEPLHWNQVQLGYGMASGYIIFITSFLGVLVFSRCFRDTTMIIIGMLSFGSGALLLAFVKETYMFYIARAIMLFALIPITTIRSAMSKLIKDSSYGKIFVILQLCLTLTGVVTSTIYNKIYQLTLDKFIGTCFVLSSFLSFLAIVPIGVVAYKQVPRSQQGECAEKQRS